DNA sequence from the Deltaproteobacteria bacterium genome:
CCAGGCGTGCCAGATGCGCCACGTGTTCGACTTCTTCCCTGGTTATTTTCATTCGGTCATTCCTTCTTTGTGTCCCGTGTGCCTTTGTGGTTCATTTTTTGAGGACCATACCCTTATACCCCAGCTTGGATATTTCCCGGTTGGCTTTTTCCGCATCGCCGCGCGACGCAAAGCCCGCTGCACGGACCCGGTACCAGGTGCCTTTACCGGTCACTTCCGCCCGTTCCCTGTAAGCCCGGAATCCATTGTCTTTCAGCTTTTCAACCAGCCGTTCCGCCGCATCGGCATCTTTGGTGGAGGCCACTTGAACCTCGAAAGCCCCTTGCTGTAAGGGCGTTGGCGCCTTCTTGGTCTTCTTTTTCATGGAGGTGAGTGCTTTTCTTTCCGTGGATGCCTTCCGGGGTGTGCCTTCCTGTGAATCCCGGGACGGCTTGAGGTCCGGAACCTCCTCCTGCTTCGAACCCTTGAGCGCCTCGTAAAAATCGAGCTCCCGGTCTTTTTCAACGGACGCGTCGGCCTTCATCCTTTCCTGCTCCTGCTTGATGATGGACTCCTTCAAGGCGATGAGCTCTTTCTGCAGCACTTCGATATCAAAGTGCACGGGCGCCGTCCCACGCCCCACCAAAACCCCCAGGACAAACATCCAGGCGGA
Encoded proteins:
- a CDS encoding SPOR domain-containing protein, with protein sequence MSKEKTRKTKSEKAPDGNKYLLQMTRRGLLLGICLLVLISAWMFVLGVLVGRGTAPVHFDIEVLQKELIALKESIIKQEQERMKADASVEKDRELDFYEALKGSKQEEVPDLKPSRDSQEGTPRKASTERKALTSMKKKTKKAPTPLQQGAFEVQVASTKDADAAERLVEKLKDNGFRAYRERAEVTGKGTWYRVRAAGFASRGDAEKANREISKLGYKGMVLKK